One window from the genome of Cucumis melo cultivar AY chromosome 12, USDA_Cmelo_AY_1.0, whole genome shotgun sequence encodes:
- the LOC103498278 gene encoding protein PHLOEM PROTEIN 2-LIKE A9-like, with the protein MTTTCPHREADETAKEKNVIKGITKVYPRGFNITWGNDDRYWNITNPNVPGSLYMAELKQVSWLEVTCSTDNVEVGETYRVGFNITMRPDAFGWDGIDVYVMAKVGKKGKFTSMKVSLGEIGPNETPITIPKEPLEIFVAHSTPKECRTIHLGLYEVWSSKWKGGLQIHDAFIYKVV; encoded by the exons ATGACAACCACTTGCCCTCACAGAGAAGCAGATGAAACTGCCAAGGAAAAGAATGTCATCAAG GGAATCACCAAAGTTTATCCAAGAGGATTTAATATTACATGGGGCAATGATGATCGCTATTGGAATATCACCAACCCCAATGT gCCAGGAAGTTTATACATGGCAGAGTTGAAGCAAGTTTCATGGCTAGAAGTGACATGTTCAACTGATAATGTAGAAGTTGGGGAAACGTATAGAGTGGGTTTCAATATAACAATGAGACCAGATGCATTTGGGTGGGATGGGATTGATGTTTATGTAATGGCTAAAGTTGGGAAGAAAGGGAAATTCACATCCATGAAAGTTTCCCTTGGAGAGATAGGACCAAACGAAACACCTATCACAATCCCAAAGGAGCCATTAGAAATCTTTGTTGCTCATTCAACACCCAAAGAGTGCAGAACTATTCATCTTGGTTTGTATGAAGTTTGGAGTTCAAAGTGGAAGGGGGGTTTGCAAATCCACGATGCATTCATTTACAAGGTTGTTTAA